Proteins encoded together in one Campylobacter peloridis LMG 23910 window:
- a CDS encoding saccharopine dehydrogenase family protein codes for MKNLLIIGAGGVSRVATIKCAMNADVFSKITLASRTKSKCDEIAKFIKERLGVEIQTEQIDADDTDAVVELIKKTNAEILLNVALPYQDLSLMDACIKAKIHYIDTANYEHPDLAKFEYKEQWARNEKFKEAGILGLLGSGFDPGVTNVFCAYAQQNLFDEIHYIDILDCNAGDHGYAFATNFNPEINLREVSAKGRYWENGKWIETDPMQIKMEWDYPEVGVKDSYLLYHEELESLVKNIKGLKRIRFFMTFGQSYLTHMKCLENVGMLGIKPIMHKGVEIIPIEFLKTLLPDPASLGPRTKGYTNIGCVIRGIKDGKDKQIYIYNVCNHEECFKETGAQAVSYTTGVPAMIGTKLIAKGIWKGQGVFNMEEFDAKEFMDELNTQGLPWKIIEMEPTLGK; via the coding sequence ATGAAAAATCTTTTAATCATAGGAGCTGGTGGAGTAAGTCGCGTAGCTACAATAAAATGTGCTATGAATGCTGATGTATTTAGTAAAATAACTCTAGCTAGTAGAACAAAAAGCAAATGCGATGAAATAGCTAAATTTATAAAAGAACGCTTAGGTGTAGAAATTCAAACAGAACAAATAGATGCTGATGATACAGACGCTGTAGTAGAACTTATCAAAAAAACAAATGCTGAAATTTTGTTAAATGTAGCTTTGCCTTATCAAGATTTATCATTAATGGATGCTTGTATCAAAGCAAAAATTCATTATATAGATACTGCAAATTACGAACATCCTGATTTAGCAAAATTCGAATACAAAGAACAATGGGCAAGAAATGAAAAATTTAAAGAAGCTGGGATTTTAGGGCTTTTAGGTAGTGGATTTGATCCTGGTGTTACTAATGTATTTTGCGCTTATGCTCAACAAAATTTATTCGATGAAATTCATTATATAGATATACTTGATTGCAATGCTGGAGATCATGGCTATGCTTTTGCTACAAATTTTAATCCTGAGATAAATTTAAGAGAAGTTTCAGCTAAAGGGCGTTATTGGGAAAATGGAAAATGGATAGAAACTGATCCTATGCAAATAAAAATGGAATGGGATTATCCTGAAGTAGGAGTAAAGGATAGCTATTTGCTTTATCATGAAGAATTAGAAAGTTTGGTAAAAAATATAAAAGGTTTAAAGAGAATAAGATTTTTTATGACTTTTGGACAAAGTTATTTAACGCATATGAAATGTTTAGAAAATGTAGGAATGCTTGGCATTAAACCTATAATGCATAAAGGTGTGGAAATAATTCCTATAGAATTTTTAAAGACTTTATTACCTGATCCTGCTAGTTTAGGCCCTAGAACTAAAGGATATACAAATATAGGCTGTGTAATAAGAGGTATTAAAGATGGAAAAGATAAGCAAATTTATATTTATAATGTTTGCAATCATGAAGAATGCTTTAAAGAAACAGGAGCTCAAGCAGTAAGCTATACAACAGGAGTTCCAGCTATGATAGGAACAAAATTAATAGCTAAAGGTATTTGGAAAGGACAAGGTGTATTTAATATGGAAGAATTTGACGCAAAGGAATTTATGGATGAATTAAATACTCAAGGACTTCCTTGGAAAATAATAGAAATGGAGCCAACTTTAGGAAAATAA
- a CDS encoding putative transporter codes for MFKSFFMSKKWAIWAYVGLFFLLGSLLAQTSINVAINEWYKEFYDVLQDAKNHSIDDFYLFIRQFLYLALPYVLIATITQYFGSIYAFKWREAMTFEYIEFWKKKDDNIEGSSQRIQEDIYNFSKIIESLGLAFVKALMTLIAFIPILWILSEHVNLPILKDIKGSLVWIAFLVSLGGLVISWFVGIKLPGLEYNNQKAEAAFRKELVYAEDDRKNYASDENILSLFTGLKINYKRLFLHYGYFNIWLYLFEQIMVIVPFLIMAPSLFLGLIQLGIIIQVGNAFDQVRSSFSIFITNWTKITELRSIYKRLDEFETHIAYRKQNQI; via the coding sequence ATGTTTAAATCGTTTTTTATGTCTAAAAAATGGGCTATATGGGCTTATGTTGGATTGTTTTTTTTGTTAGGTTCTTTACTTGCTCAAACTTCCATTAATGTAGCTATTAATGAATGGTATAAAGAATTTTATGATGTTTTACAAGATGCTAAAAATCATAGTATAGATGATTTTTATCTTTTTATAAGGCAATTTTTATATTTAGCTTTACCATATGTTTTAATAGCAACTATCACTCAATATTTTGGCAGTATATATGCTTTTAAATGGCGTGAAGCTATGACTTTTGAGTATATTGAATTTTGGAAGAAAAAAGATGATAATATAGAAGGAAGTTCTCAAAGAATTCAAGAGGATATTTATAATTTTTCTAAAATTATCGAAAGCTTAGGACTTGCATTTGTTAAAGCTTTGATGACTTTAATTGCTTTTATACCTATTTTATGGATATTAAGCGAACATGTAAATTTGCCTATTTTAAAAGATATTAAAGGTTCTTTGGTATGGATAGCATTTTTAGTTTCTTTAGGAGGACTTGTAATATCATGGTTTGTTGGCATTAAACTTCCAGGACTTGAATATAATAACCAAAAAGCTGAAGCTGCTTTTAGAAAAGAATTAGTTTATGCAGAAGATGATAGAAAAAATTATGCAAGTGATGAAAATATTCTATCTCTTTTTACTGGACTTAAGATAAATTATAAAAGATTGTTTTTGCACTATGGATATTTTAATATTTGGCTTTATTTATTTGAACAAATTATGGTAATAGTCCCCTTTTTAATCATGGCACCAAGCTTGTTTTTAGGTTTGATACAGCTTGGTATCATCATCCAAGTTGGCAATGCTTTTGATCAAGTTAGAAGTTCTTTTAGTATTTTTATAACAAATTGGACTAAAATAACAGAATTAAGGAGTATTTATAAGCGTTTAGATGAATTTGAAACACACATTGCATATAGAAAACAAAATCAAATTTAA
- the putP gene encoding sodium/proline symporter PutP, producing the protein MNLQSVNFSYPIIITFIAYAFLMLFIGFYFYKKNKNSKDYFIGNASMGPIITALSAGASDMSSWLLMAFPGALYAAGLGQIYIAIGLSMGAFLNWTFIAKRLKIFSQIAKECISIPDFFESRFNDDKHILRSICSVVILVFFTIYISAGLVSGAKLFESVFGLSYIFALSIGFVIIVLYTFLGGYKAVCWTDMIQGLLMMGSLIIIPLVMIFKLGGFGEAFLVINDVKPQAFGLDGGGWLVVVSTLAWGLGYFGQPHILIRFISIKHVKEIPTATFIGISWMVISLFGAAMIGFLGIAYIAKFDLSLSDPERIFIVMSQVLFNPWVAGILLSAILAAIMSTASSQLLVCASCLVQDFYTQILKRRASDKKTTFLSRLGVLIIACAAFLLSLDTQSQILSIVSYAWAGFGASFGSVILFSLFYKNMSKEGAIAGMIGGAISVILYKNFGYSYLEIYEIIPGFLIASLCIIIFSLLFKVQKQSVDNFEKMLKEL; encoded by the coding sequence ATGAATTTACAAAGTGTAAATTTTTCTTATCCTATAATCATTACTTTTATAGCATATGCATTTTTAATGCTTTTTATAGGTTTTTATTTTTATAAAAAAAACAAAAATAGCAAAGATTATTTTATAGGTAATGCTTCTATGGGGCCCATCATCACAGCATTAAGTGCAGGAGCTTCTGATATGAGCAGTTGGCTTTTAATGGCTTTTCCTGGAGCATTATACGCAGCTGGACTTGGGCAAATTTATATAGCCATAGGACTTAGCATGGGAGCATTTTTAAACTGGACTTTCATAGCTAAAAGATTAAAAATATTTTCCCAAATAGCTAAAGAATGCATTAGCATACCTGATTTTTTTGAAAGTCGTTTCAATGATGATAAACATATTTTAAGAAGTATTTGTTCTGTTGTTATTTTAGTTTTTTTTACCATATATATTAGTGCTGGATTGGTTAGTGGAGCAAAACTTTTTGAAAGTGTTTTTGGTTTATCGTATATTTTTGCTTTGAGTATTGGTTTTGTGATTATTGTTTTATATACTTTTTTAGGCGGATATAAAGCAGTTTGTTGGACTGATATGATACAAGGGTTATTAATGATGGGTTCGTTGATTATCATTCCTTTGGTGATGATATTTAAGCTAGGTGGCTTTGGCGAAGCTTTTTTGGTTATCAATGATGTAAAGCCACAAGCTTTTGGGCTTGATGGTGGTGGTTGGTTAGTAGTAGTTTCTACTTTAGCATGGGGACTTGGGTATTTTGGACAACCTCATATTTTAATCCGCTTTATTTCCATAAAACATGTTAAAGAAATTCCAACTGCAACCTTTATAGGTATAAGCTGGATGGTGATTTCTTTATTTGGAGCTGCTATGATAGGTTTTTTGGGTATAGCTTATATAGCTAAATTTGATCTTAGCTTAAGTGATCCTGAAAGAATTTTTATCGTAATGTCTCAAGTTCTTTTCAACCCTTGGGTAGCTGGGATTTTATTGTCTGCGATTTTAGCTGCTATTATGAGCACGGCTAGTTCTCAACTTTTAGTTTGTGCTTCGTGTTTAGTGCAAGATTTTTACACACAAATTTTAAAAAGGCGTGCTAGTGATAAGAAAACTACTTTTTTATCTCGATTAGGGGTTTTAATAATAGCCTGTGCTGCTTTTTTACTTTCTTTAGATACACAAAGCCAAATCTTAAGCATAGTTTCATATGCTTGGGCTGGCTTTGGCGCAAGCTTTGGAAGTGTGATTTTGTTTTCTTTGTTTTATAAAAATATGAGTAAAGAAGGTGCGATAGCTGGAATGATTGGCGGTGCTATTAGTGTGATTTTATACAAAAATTTTGGCTATTCTTATTTAGAAATTTATGAAATTATACCTGGATTTTTAATAGCAAGTTTATGTATAATCATTTTTAGTTTATTATTTAAAGTACAAAAACAAAGCGTAGATAATTTTGAAAAAATGTTGAAAGAGCTTTAA
- a CDS encoding filamentous hemagglutinin N-terminal domain-containing protein, whose product MAVFSPRGGGSNNFDLTPSKKLTNHILLSSIVASLLFSPAFALPSGGKFTHGTSGTINVSGNNMHIHGNKVNSVIQWGGGFNINKGESVNFGGNSKNYLNIAHGTNKSTIAGILNASGNNVFLINPNGVIITKTGNINANRFVASTSSMSNEDMNKFAKLNENQAGNFSPVFKPQKAGSVVNMGNINANDVLLIGHKVDIQGGKLGNANSKTHLVGNYVYIDADSANLNSIINVTAIKDGYIQRQMINFAKDGYKISNANINKVNYTDNTNVTHNGISSNFKKALTIGNMENEKANAIEWWHFAKGWNEGLGHIRSVDEFKLVGNIDFSGNKGKGEEGKDWQNYANYCISQGQCTSMIVGYDYQSAFNKIFNGQGFTLKNINIDTTKLQTVGIFGHIIRGGFFNNINIDYMGGGIKSVSADSLYVGGFAGYGGGSFTNIFLSNIGNISASADNRVYVGGFAGYGGSFTNIFLSNIGNISASASNIYSYAGGFAGHSNSATNIFLSNIGNISASADNRVYVGGFAGHVGGSSFTNIFLSNIGNISASADNVYSFAGGFVGYGGSDSWLIGSFTDIFLNNIGNINANNAGGFIGDIDSGQTPDGAWHPVFTNISLNDIGNIIAAGDDGHAGGFIGGNNSSNASGRFTNISLNDIGNIIAAGNYGHAGGFAGSFSGNFTNISLNSIGSISGKASTGGFVGFVVPTGNFTNISLNSIGSISGKASTGGFVGYVYDVRNLTFKNIYIFFNPNISITSEDYDGEAGKFFGALNDEVTYTFNNIHIYHHKDDLANATTDKNYWGNTNDKIQIHTYTDETQANAYKDFLSKANSIEKPNITPPTITPDNPNKPSDNDVILASDDLHQDIIQGIIDSIRNEKYTIDIKNLYSLIQAFKGLNKDSNENEIKTIVKTHLGIKDDDKALSIAQSISFLLHYNEINFNNKLDKTALELYNNQIKPNVFNTLEIITYLDTNKNNIIAQLQQYESIKNDFKIKEQAYFKAQAEFNKLLDLVNKGKLNYNDPKFTQAFDNWTKAYNAYNSLSNDIGELNSKVNQYTQYINTTLGYKQFAFVKFDNIIKTDLTKPILPDIDNSLGGDKQPVFEQTASLNLIGDNAIEEEEEKKEIEETALTQRARTCIVSDNFKTMNPCVVESY is encoded by the coding sequence ATGGCAGTATTTTCTCCACGGGGGGGGGGATCGAATAATTTTGATTTAACTCCTTCTAAAAAACTAACTAATCACATCTTACTTTCAAGTATAGTTGCTTCATTACTTTTTTCACCTGCATTTGCCTTACCAAGTGGTGGTAAATTTACTCATGGCACAAGTGGAACTATAAATGTTAGTGGTAATAATATGCATATACATGGTAATAAAGTTAATTCTGTTATCCAATGGGGTGGTGGTTTTAATATAAATAAAGGTGAAAGTGTAAATTTTGGTGGTAATAGTAAAAACTACTTAAACATAGCTCATGGAACAAATAAATCTACCATAGCAGGTATATTAAATGCAAGTGGTAATAATGTATTTTTAATCAATCCTAATGGAGTAATCATTACTAAAACAGGCAATATCAATGCTAATCGCTTTGTAGCTTCTACTTCATCGATGAGTAATGAGGATATGAATAAATTTGCAAAGCTAAATGAAAATCAAGCTGGAAATTTTTCTCCTGTATTTAAACCACAAAAAGCAGGTAGCGTAGTAAATATGGGCAATATCAATGCAAATGATGTATTGCTTATAGGACATAAGGTAGATATACAAGGTGGTAAATTAGGCAATGCTAATTCTAAAACACACTTAGTAGGCAATTATGTATATATAGATGCAGATAGTGCAAATTTAAATTCCATTATCAATGTAACAGCTATAAAAGATGGCTATATACAAAGACAAATGATAAATTTTGCAAAAGATGGTTATAAAATTAGTAATGCAAATATAAATAAAGTAAATTACACAGATAATACCAATGTTACTCATAATGGAATTTCTTCTAATTTCAAAAAAGCTCTAACCATAGGCAATATGGAAAATGAAAAAGCTAATGCTATAGAATGGTGGCATTTTGCTAAAGGATGGAATGAAGGTTTAGGGCATATTAGAAGTGTAGATGAATTTAAATTAGTAGGCAATATCGATTTTAGTGGCAATAAAGGCAAAGGTGAAGAAGGTAAAGACTGGCAAAACTATGCAAATTATTGTATATCACAAGGACAATGTACTTCTATGATAGTAGGATATGATTATCAAAGTGCTTTTAATAAAATTTTTAATGGACAAGGATTTACTTTAAAAAATATAAATATAGATACTACTAAATTACAAACGGTCGGTATATTCGGTCATATAATAAGGGGTGGATTTTTTAATAATATAAATATAGATTATATGGGTGGAGGAATTAAAAGCGTAAGTGCTGACTCTTTATATGTAGGTGGTTTTGCTGGATATGGTGGTGGATCTTTTACTAATATCTTTTTAAGCAATATAGGAAATATTAGTGCTAGTGCTGATAATAGAGTTTATGTAGGTGGTTTTGCTGGATATGGTGGGTCTTTTACTAATATCTTTTTAAGTAATATAGGAAATATTAGTGCTAGTGCTAGCAATATATATTCTTATGCAGGTGGTTTTGCTGGACATAGTAATTCTGCTACTAATATCTTTTTAAGCAATATAGGAAATATTAGTGCTAGTGCTGATAATAGAGTTTATGTAGGTGGTTTTGCTGGACATGTTGGCGGTAGTTCTTTTACTAATATCTTTTTAAGCAATATAGGAAATATTAGTGCTAGCGCTGATAATGTATATTCTTTTGCAGGTGGTTTTGTTGGATATGGTGGTAGTGATAGCTGGTTGATTGGATCGTTTACTGATATATTTTTAAATAATATAGGAAATATTAATGCTAATAATGCAGGTGGTTTTATCGGAGATATTGATAGTGGTCAAACTCCTGATGGAGCTTGGCACCCAGTTTTTACAAATATTTCTTTAAATGATATAGGAAATATTATTGCTGCTGGTGATGATGGACATGCAGGTGGTTTTATTGGAGGCAATAATAGCTCTAATGCTTCTGGAAGATTTACAAATATTTCTTTAAATGATATAGGAAATATTATTGCTGCTGGTAATTATGGACATGCAGGTGGTTTTGCTGGTAGTTTTAGTGGTAATTTCACAAACATCTCTTTAAATAGTATAGGAAGTATTAGCGGTAAAGCTTCTACTGGTGGTTTTGTTGGATTTGTAGTTCCAACAGGTAATTTCACAAACATCTCTTTAAATAGTATAGGAAGTATTAGCGGTAAAGCTTCTACTGGTGGTTTTGTTGGGTATGTTTACGATGTGAGAAATTTAACTTTTAAAAATATTTATATATTTTTTAATCCTAATATATCTATAACTAGTGAAGATTATGATGGCGAAGCTGGTAAATTTTTTGGTGCATTAAATGATGAAGTAACATATACTTTCAACAACATCCACATCTATCATCACAAAGATGATTTAGCCAATGCAACAACTGATAAAAACTATTGGGGAAATACTAATGATAAAATTCAAATTCACACTTACACAGATGAAACTCAAGCAAATGCATATAAAGACTTTTTATCTAAAGCAAATTCCATAGAAAAACCAAACATCACTCCACCAACTATCACCCCTGATAATCCAAATAAACCAAGCGATAATGATGTTATCTTAGCAAGTGATGATTTACATCAAGATATCATACAAGGTATTATCGATAGTATAAGAAATGAAAAATATACTATTGATATTAAAAACTTATATAGTTTAATACAAGCTTTTAAAGGATTAAACAAAGATTCTAATGAAAATGAAATTAAAACTATAGTAAAAACACATTTGGGTATAAAAGATGATGATAAAGCTTTAAGTATAGCTCAAAGTATTAGCTTTTTATTGCATTATAATGAAATTAATTTTAACAACAAACTAGACAAAACAGCATTAGAGCTTTACAATAATCAAATCAAACCTAATGTTTTTAATACTTTAGAAATCATTACTTATTTAGATACCAATAAAAACAATATCATAGCACAGCTACAACAATATGAAAGCATAAAAAATGATTTTAAAATTAAAGAACAAGCTTATTTTAAAGCCCAAGCTGAATTTAATAAACTTTTAGATTTAGTCAATAAAGGTAAGCTAAATTATAATGATCCTAAATTTACTCAAGCATTTGATAATTGGACTAAAGCATATAATGCTTATAATAGCTTATCTAATGATATAGGTGAGTTAAATTCTAAAGTAAATCAATACACTCAATATATCAATACAACATTAGGATATAAACAATTTGCTTTTGTTAAATTTGATAATATCATTAAAACAGATTTAACCAAACCTATTCTTCCTGATATAGATAATTCTTTAGGTGGTGATAAACAACCTGTATTTGAACAAACTGCTTCACTTAATTTAATAGGCGATAATGCCATAGAAGAAGAGGAAGAAAAAAAAGAAATAGAAGAAACAGCACTAACTCAAAGAGCTAGAACTTGTATAGTAAGTGATAATTTTAAAACTATGAATCCTTGCGTGGTAGAAAGTTATTAA
- the modB gene encoding molybdate ABC transporter permease subunit, whose amino-acid sequence MPLAWFFSFKNFRTKKILETIITLPLVLPPSVVGFYLLILFSKYSFLGEFLEKNFNITLAFTFEGLVVASCIYSLPFMFNPLYVAISSIPKNIIEASYSLGKNAFVTLFKIILPSIKPAILNAMVITFAHTMGEFGIVLMIGGSLSGETKVASIAIYESMENLDFLTAHVYSAILLIFSFLVLLSVNLLSKK is encoded by the coding sequence ATACCTTTAGCTTGGTTTTTTTCGTTTAAAAATTTTAGAACTAAAAAAATTTTAGAAACCATCATAACTCTGCCTTTAGTTTTGCCTCCTTCCGTGGTTGGGTTTTATTTGTTGATTTTATTTTCTAAGTATTCTTTTCTTGGAGAATTTCTAGAAAAAAATTTCAATATCACTTTAGCTTTTACCTTTGAAGGCTTGGTTGTAGCTAGTTGTATATACTCTTTACCTTTTATGTTTAATCCTTTATATGTTGCTATATCATCTATACCTAAAAATATCATTGAAGCAAGCTATTCTCTAGGAAAAAATGCATTTGTGACGCTTTTTAAAATAATCCTACCAAGTATAAAGCCAGCTATTTTAAATGCTATGGTTATTACTTTTGCTCATACTATGGGCGAATTTGGTATAGTATTAATGATAGGAGGTTCTTTAAGCGGAGAAACAAAAGTAGCAAGTATTGCTATATATGAAAGCATGGAGAATTTAGACTTTTTAACAGCTCATGTTTATAGTGCCATTTTGCTTATTTTTAGTTTTTTAGTTTTATTGAGTGTAAATTTACTAAGTAAAAAATAA